From a region of the Paenibacillus lutimineralis genome:
- a CDS encoding nucleotidyltransferase, whose product MNTVGLIVEYNPLHNGHAYHFREAKRLAHADTAVAVMSGDFLQRGEPAIVNKWARTEMALHLGIDLVLELPVSYAVQPAEWFAHGAAALLDATGVVSHLCFGSESGELPVLAELAELLASESGALKAAVAEELATGASYPRAYAAAAARAFAAAGGLGGDVDAARLLLEQPNNSLGLHYLIALRRLESGIVPLTMQRQGAGYRDESPRDASIASATAVRRLIAGGGSLAAAAAYLPPFTLEILQREFAADRGPMDWDRFSQPLFSRLLSATPEELADHLEMNEGLEHRIHKILPKLEQASVTELIEQLKTKRYTHTKLQRTLMHTLLGHSRQMGSREILSAGPHYLRVLGFNERGQQLLKQMKKTAKLPIITRAADLSHPQLDADIRASAVYANAMPERMGFDLFRDYRQPPIRV is encoded by the coding sequence TTGAATACCGTCGGACTAATTGTTGAATATAATCCACTACATAACGGACATGCCTATCATTTTCGCGAAGCCAAGCGGTTAGCACACGCCGATACGGCGGTCGCGGTAATGAGCGGTGATTTCCTGCAGCGCGGCGAGCCCGCGATCGTGAACAAATGGGCGCGGACCGAAATGGCGCTGCATCTTGGCATCGACCTGGTGCTTGAGCTGCCCGTGTCGTATGCTGTGCAGCCCGCGGAGTGGTTCGCGCACGGAGCGGCAGCGCTGCTGGATGCGACAGGCGTCGTGTCGCATCTATGCTTCGGCAGCGAGTCAGGCGAGCTGCCTGTGCTGGCCGAGCTGGCGGAGCTGCTCGCCAGCGAGAGCGGCGCGCTCAAGGCCGCGGTCGCGGAGGAGCTCGCCACCGGGGCGAGCTACCCGCGCGCCTACGCGGCTGCTGCCGCGCGCGCCTTCGCCGCCGCAGGCGGCCTGGGCGGCGACGTAGACGCCGCCCGCCTGCTGCTGGAGCAGCCCAACAACTCGCTTGGGCTGCATTACCTGATCGCGCTGCGACGGCTTGAGAGCGGCATTGTGCCGCTCACCATGCAGCGCCAGGGGGCCGGCTATCGCGACGAGAGTCCGCGCGATGCCAGCATTGCCAGCGCCACTGCCGTGCGCCGGCTCATCGCTGGCGGCGGCTCGCTCGCCGCTGCCGCCGCTTACCTGCCGCCCTTCACGCTGGAGATTCTGCAGCGTGAATTCGCGGCAGACCGCGGTCCGATGGATTGGGACCGCTTCTCCCAGCCCTTGTTCAGCCGCCTCCTCTCGGCCACACCAGAGGAACTGGCCGATCATCTGGAGATGAACGAAGGGCTGGAACACCGCATCCACAAAATCTTGCCTAAGCTGGAGCAAGCTTCTGTAACCGAACTGATAGAGCAATTAAAGACCAAACGCTACACCCATACCAAGCTTCAGCGCACACTCATGCATACACTACTTGGTCATTCGCGGCAAATGGGCTCGCGCGAGATCTTATCCGCCGGACCGCATTACTTGCGAGTTCTCGGCTTCAACGAGCGTGGCCAGCAGCTACTGAAGCAGATGAAAAAGACGGCTAAGCTACCGATCATCACTCGTGCTGCCGATCTGTCTCATCCACAGCTCGATGCCGATATTAGAGCTTCAGCCGTCTATGCTAATGCTATGCCGGAGCGGATGGGGTTTGACCTGTTCCGCGACTACCGCCAACCACCAATCAGAGTATGA
- the plsX gene encoding phosphate acyltransferase PlsX, giving the protein MRIAIDAMGGDFAPDSTVKGAMDAAREWSDTQIILVGHQDRLRPLMTDAPANLILHHAEDVIEAEDEPVRAVRRKKDSSMVVAGRLVHDKEADAMISAGNTGALMTTGLLVVGRMEGIERPALAPIIPTMDGRGVLALDLGANMDAKPEHLAQYALMGSIYREKVAGIAKPRVGLLNVGTEAKKGNELTKAAYPLLEELPINFIGNVEARDVLTGACDVLVCDGFAGNILLKSLEGTAGAMFSVLKQEFTKSLKNKLAAAVLMPSLRGMKQMMDYKQHGGAPLLGLSGLVVKSHGSSDSEAIKNGVRQARLAIESRLTESISQEISGKRVESI; this is encoded by the coding sequence ATGCGGATCGCCATTGATGCTATGGGCGGTGACTTTGCACCGGATAGTACTGTGAAGGGGGCAATGGACGCAGCCCGCGAATGGAGCGATACCCAGATTATACTTGTCGGGCATCAGGACCGTCTCAGACCGTTAATGACGGATGCTCCAGCCAATCTTATTCTTCATCATGCGGAAGATGTTATTGAAGCGGAGGACGAGCCGGTAAGAGCGGTTCGACGTAAGAAGGATTCGTCCATGGTCGTAGCGGGACGTCTTGTTCATGATAAAGAAGCTGATGCGATGATCTCGGCGGGAAATACTGGCGCGTTGATGACAACGGGTTTGCTTGTTGTCGGCAGAATGGAAGGAATCGAGCGTCCAGCGCTCGCTCCGATTATACCGACGATGGACGGCCGCGGTGTTCTAGCACTGGATCTGGGCGCGAATATGGACGCCAAGCCAGAGCATTTGGCCCAGTATGCCTTGATGGGTAGTATTTATCGTGAGAAGGTGGCTGGAATCGCCAAGCCGCGTGTAGGCCTGCTTAATGTCGGGACCGAAGCGAAGAAGGGCAACGAGTTAACTAAAGCAGCTTATCCGCTTCTAGAAGAGTTACCGATCAACTTTATCGGTAATGTAGAGGCTCGTGATGTGCTGACTGGCGCCTGCGACGTGCTTGTCTGCGACGGATTTGCTGGAAATATCCTGCTGAAATCCCTTGAAGGAACAGCTGGAGCGATGTTCTCTGTCTTGAAGCAAGAATTCACGAAGTCCCTGAAGAACAAGCTGGCAGCTGCTGTGCTCATGCCTTCCTTGCGTGGAATGAAACAAATGATGGATTATAAGCAGCATGGCGGCGCGCCGTTGCTAGGGTTAAGCGGGCTTGTTGTGAAGAGTCATGGCTCCTCGGATAGCGAAGCGATTAAGAATGGAGTCCGGCAAGCGCGGCTGGCGATTGAGAGCCGGTTAACGGAGAGCATATCACAAGAAATTAGCGGGAAGAGAGTGGAGAGTATATGA
- the fabG gene encoding 3-oxoacyl-[acyl-carrier-protein] reductase produces the protein MSRLLEGQTALVTGASRGIGRSIALTLAGAGANIAVNYAGNEEAAAKVVTEIEALGVKAYAVKGHVGDSEQFDAMVKGVVEAWGRIDILVNNAGITRDNLIMRMKEEEFDEVIATNLKGVFNGIKSVTRPMMKQRSGRIINISSVVGVLGNAGQANYVAAKAGVIGLTKSAARELASRNITVNCIAPGFIETDMTDQLPEEVRQGMLGNIPLARLGQPEEIAKVALFLASDSASYMTGQTLHVDGGMYM, from the coding sequence ATGAGCAGATTGCTTGAAGGACAAACTGCACTTGTTACCGGCGCATCACGCGGGATCGGGCGCAGCATCGCTCTTACTCTTGCCGGCGCCGGCGCTAATATCGCTGTGAATTATGCGGGCAACGAGGAAGCGGCAGCTAAAGTCGTGACCGAGATTGAAGCGCTTGGAGTTAAGGCGTACGCGGTTAAAGGCCATGTCGGCGATAGCGAGCAATTCGATGCCATGGTGAAAGGCGTTGTCGAAGCCTGGGGCCGAATTGATATTCTGGTGAATAATGCTGGAATTACTAGAGATAATTTGATCATGCGCATGAAGGAAGAAGAGTTCGATGAAGTGATCGCTACGAATCTCAAGGGTGTCTTCAACGGTATTAAATCCGTAACTCGTCCGATGATGAAGCAGCGCTCAGGCCGGATTATTAATATTTCCTCCGTAGTCGGCGTGCTAGGCAATGCTGGTCAGGCGAATTACGTGGCAGCTAAGGCTGGCGTAATTGGATTGACCAAGTCAGCGGCACGCGAGCTAGCTTCGCGCAATATTACCGTGAACTGCATCGCACCAGGATTCATTGAGACCGATATGACGGATCAATTGCCGGAAGAGGTGCGTCAAGGCATGTTAGGGAATATTCCACTGGCACGTCTTGGACAGCCAGAGGAGATTGCTAAGGTGGCTTTGTTCCTCGCATCGGACAGCGCGTCCTATATGACAGGACAGACGCTGCACGTAGATGGCGGAATGTATATGTAA
- a CDS encoding serine hydrolase: MNKSIRRAILLPFVISSLLIGSLAGASSPVYAQSSVVTKTTAAPDILLNGSPLAWASSEPFVYQGTTYVPLREAAEQLGAEVKWNKNKRATEMLIHGNIIDHLPETRYFTINGYTQLQAPAASLLQNGATMVPLRTLAAALSAKVTSSSNPIRHINLLPDSSTIIMDAANRADEYLIRQQFSGIALVADHGQVLLRKGYGLNGPDKLITPDDQTRIASLTKAFTAAAVMKLAEDGKLQLDDTLESYIPGFPQGDEITLHMLLSHTSGLASNFPRTAGLTLEQTIEAIKGKPLAFTPGADFKYSNSGYMLLGRIVELVSGKSYDDFIQSHFIVPLHMTESGIADQHTQVIKGYVSKADQWTLAGTYYTQPGSGGLYSTVDDLLKWDAALNTTDLLNQDSLDKLFTPYSYKNYGYGWMIDQTADNKIVFHNGSGTGYSTGISREVGGGITIILLGNHGGVDTLTMMRDIRQLITG, translated from the coding sequence ATGAATAAGTCTATAAGACGAGCTATTTTACTTCCATTTGTAATCTCCTCGCTCCTTATCGGTTCGCTGGCCGGAGCCTCTTCTCCTGTCTACGCCCAGAGCAGCGTGGTAACGAAAACGACGGCAGCCCCGGACATCCTGCTAAATGGCAGCCCGTTAGCTTGGGCGAGCTCCGAACCATTCGTCTACCAAGGAACTACCTATGTCCCGCTTCGAGAGGCAGCCGAGCAATTGGGCGCTGAGGTCAAGTGGAATAAGAACAAACGAGCCACCGAAATGCTGATTCACGGGAATATCATTGACCATCTTCCGGAAACTCGTTATTTCACTATTAATGGCTATACTCAGTTACAGGCCCCAGCCGCTTCGCTATTACAGAATGGCGCTACTATGGTCCCGCTGCGAACACTTGCAGCGGCGCTTAGTGCAAAGGTTACTTCCTCTTCCAATCCGATTCGCCATATAAATCTGCTTCCGGATAGTAGTACGATCATCATGGATGCTGCGAATAGAGCCGATGAATACTTAATACGCCAGCAATTTTCAGGTATCGCACTCGTTGCTGATCACGGTCAAGTTCTGCTGCGTAAAGGCTACGGCCTCAACGGCCCTGATAAGTTGATCACACCGGATGATCAGACAAGAATCGCTTCTTTAACCAAAGCCTTCACGGCCGCAGCGGTTATGAAGCTAGCTGAGGACGGCAAGCTACAGCTGGATGATACATTGGAATCGTATATCCCTGGGTTTCCGCAAGGAGATGAGATCACGCTACATATGCTCCTATCGCATACGTCTGGTCTGGCCTCCAATTTCCCTCGTACCGCGGGCTTAACATTAGAACAGACCATTGAGGCAATCAAAGGCAAGCCACTCGCCTTTACCCCGGGTGCGGATTTTAAATATAGCAACAGTGGTTATATGCTGCTTGGTCGTATCGTCGAACTTGTATCCGGCAAGAGCTACGACGATTTCATCCAGAGTCACTTCATAGTTCCCCTTCACATGACAGAGAGCGGGATCGCGGATCAACACACGCAGGTGATCAAAGGCTATGTATCCAAAGCCGATCAGTGGACGCTTGCCGGCACATATTATACACAGCCTGGCTCTGGAGGGTTATATTCCACTGTTGATGATTTATTGAAATGGGACGCCGCCTTAAATACGACCGATCTACTGAATCAGGATTCGCTTGATAAGCTGTTCACACCATATTCCTATAAGAACTATGGTTACGGCTGGATGATCGATCAGACGGCTGACAACAAGATTGTATTCCACAACGGCAGCGGCACCGGATATTCGACCGGTATATCTCGTGAGGTAGGTGGCGGAATCACAATTATTCTACTCGGCAATCATGGCGGTGTAGATACACTAACGATGATGAGAGATATTCGCCAATTAATCACTGGTTAA
- the fabD gene encoding ACP S-malonyltransferase has translation MGKIAFVFPGQGSQSVGMGQDLFDQSPDARRLFEQADTKLGFSLSELIFEGPEDELKQTANTQPALLTTSVVMYEALAARGIKPDFVAGHSLGEYSALTAAGVLSFEDAVSIVRARGEFMEQAVPGGQGAMAAVLGGERKSLEELCAEISNGGHLVELANVNCPGQIVVSGSKEGVGQVVERVKEIGAKRAIPLEVSGPFHSSLMREAAERLSGKLDSVSFQDAPVPVVANVTARPVQQSEEIKQLLVEQVYSPVLWSDSIAWLIEQGVDTFVELGPGSVLTGLIKKIDKTVALYNVKDLETLEKTIEALG, from the coding sequence ATGGGGAAAATAGCGTTTGTTTTTCCGGGACAAGGTTCCCAAAGCGTCGGCATGGGTCAAGATCTGTTCGATCAATCCCCGGATGCAAGACGATTATTTGAGCAGGCGGATACGAAGCTCGGCTTCTCGCTCAGCGAACTGATCTTTGAAGGTCCTGAGGATGAACTGAAGCAGACAGCCAATACGCAGCCTGCCCTGCTTACCACAAGTGTCGTAATGTATGAGGCCCTTGCCGCCAGAGGAATTAAGCCCGACTTTGTAGCCGGTCACAGTCTGGGGGAATACAGTGCGCTTACAGCTGCAGGTGTATTGTCTTTTGAAGATGCCGTATCTATAGTCCGCGCCCGCGGAGAATTTATGGAACAGGCTGTACCAGGTGGACAAGGTGCAATGGCGGCTGTGCTTGGAGGAGAACGCAAGAGCCTAGAGGAGCTATGTGCTGAAATTAGCAATGGCGGTCATCTAGTTGAGTTGGCCAACGTCAATTGTCCGGGACAGATCGTCGTATCTGGCAGCAAAGAAGGCGTTGGACAAGTTGTAGAACGTGTAAAGGAAATAGGCGCGAAAAGGGCGATCCCGCTCGAAGTAAGCGGTCCGTTCCATTCTTCTCTCATGCGAGAGGCGGCAGAGCGTCTTAGTGGCAAGCTGGATAGTGTATCCTTCCAGGATGCTCCCGTACCGGTTGTCGCCAACGTAACAGCACGTCCGGTTCAACAGTCTGAAGAGATTAAGCAACTGCTCGTGGAGCAAGTGTATTCTCCTGTGCTGTGGTCTGACAGTATCGCCTGGCTGATCGAACAAGGCGTGGACACCTTTGTTGAATTGGGGCCAGGAAGCGTTCTGACCGGCTTAATCAAGAAAATCGACAAGACGGTTGCTTTGTACAATGTGAAAGACTTAGAAACGCTGGAGAAGACGATAGAGGCACTAGGCTAA
- the rnc gene encoding ribonuclease III, whose amino-acid sequence MSGDLKQLQHKLQLVFHNKQLLRQAFTHASYVNEHRFNQHEDNERLEFLGDAVLELTVSEHLYRLFPDRPEGELTKLRAAIVCEPSLVRFAERLEFGKYVLLGKGEEMTGGRTRPALLADVFESFVGALYLDQGLEAVTAFLHRYIFTQIVFDGKLQTTDYKTELQELTQHHNMGALEYRIVEERGPAHEREFVSEVWMDGRSLGRGTGRSKKEAEQQAAQVALEQLRQA is encoded by the coding sequence TTGAGTGGAGATTTAAAGCAATTACAGCATAAACTTCAACTGGTATTTCACAATAAGCAGTTATTAAGACAGGCTTTTACCCATGCATCTTATGTGAATGAGCATCGCTTCAATCAGCATGAGGACAACGAGCGTCTGGAGTTTCTAGGCGACGCTGTCCTTGAGCTGACGGTGTCGGAGCATTTATATCGCTTGTTTCCGGACCGTCCTGAAGGCGAGCTTACGAAGCTTCGGGCAGCCATTGTCTGCGAGCCGTCGTTAGTACGGTTTGCAGAGCGCCTGGAGTTCGGGAAATACGTATTGCTTGGCAAAGGAGAGGAAATGACGGGCGGACGAACCCGTCCTGCTCTGCTGGCAGACGTATTTGAATCTTTTGTAGGAGCTCTGTATTTGGATCAGGGCCTGGAGGCGGTCACCGCTTTTTTGCATCGCTACATTTTCACGCAAATCGTGTTTGACGGGAAGCTTCAGACCACCGACTATAAAACGGAGCTTCAGGAATTAACCCAGCATCACAATATGGGAGCCTTGGAGTACCGGATTGTTGAAGAAAGAGGCCCGGCGCATGAACGCGAATTCGTCTCTGAAGTCTGGATGGACGGACGCAGTTTAGGGCGTGGGACCGGTAGGTCGAAGAAGGAAGCCGAACAGCAGGCAGCGCAAGTTGCGTTGGAGCAGCTTCGGCAGGCTTAA
- a CDS encoding beta-ketoacyl-ACP synthase III produces MKMRSVGIIGTGKYVPERVLTNADLEKMVDTNDEWIVSRTGIRERHIAAPEQATSDLAYEAAVRALESAGMTADQLELIIVATITPDTSFPSTACILQDKLGAKNAAAFDLSAACSGFVYSMATANGFIQTGMYKNALVIGVDTLSRITDYTDRNTCVLFGDGAGAVIVGEVPEGRGFLSFDLGAEGAGGDLLKLAAGGSRLPASEATVQGKQHYIYMNGREVFKFAVRVMGSATEEVLRKAGKTKEDIDLFVPHQANIRIIQSAMQRLDLPEEKCVINVDKYANTSAASIPLALVEAAEEGRIKEGDTVLLVGFGGGLTWGASVLVW; encoded by the coding sequence ATGAAAATGCGTTCCGTAGGCATTATTGGAACCGGCAAATATGTTCCAGAGCGAGTGTTAACGAATGCCGATTTGGAGAAAATGGTGGATACCAACGACGAATGGATCGTATCCCGTACCGGGATTCGCGAGCGCCACATTGCGGCACCGGAGCAAGCGACTTCTGATTTGGCTTATGAAGCAGCGGTACGAGCGCTGGAGTCAGCGGGAATGACCGCTGACCAGCTTGAATTGATCATCGTTGCTACGATTACACCGGATACATCTTTTCCGTCGACAGCTTGCATTTTGCAGGATAAACTGGGTGCCAAGAATGCAGCTGCTTTTGACTTATCCGCGGCTTGCTCTGGATTCGTATACAGTATGGCGACCGCTAATGGCTTTATTCAAACAGGAATGTATAAAAATGCACTCGTGATTGGGGTGGATACCTTGTCCCGAATTACGGATTATACGGACCGCAACACCTGCGTCTTGTTCGGAGACGGAGCGGGTGCGGTCATCGTTGGAGAGGTGCCTGAGGGCCGTGGCTTCTTGTCGTTTGACCTTGGTGCCGAAGGAGCAGGGGGCGACCTGTTGAAGCTTGCTGCAGGTGGTTCTCGCCTGCCTGCTTCTGAAGCTACCGTACAGGGTAAGCAGCACTATATCTATATGAACGGACGTGAAGTATTCAAATTTGCCGTTCGGGTAATGGGATCTGCAACCGAAGAAGTACTGCGCAAAGCAGGCAAGACGAAGGAAGATATCGATTTATTCGTTCCGCATCAGGCGAATATCCGGATCATTCAATCCGCGATGCAGCGGCTTGATCTGCCGGAAGAGAAATGCGTCATCAACGTCGATAAGTACGCGAATACATCGGCAGCTTCCATTCCTCTTGCGCTTGTAGAAGCAGCTGAGGAAGGCCGAATCAAGGAAGGCGACACAGTTCTTCTCGTCGGCTTCGGCGGTGGCTTGACCTGGGGAGCGTCTGTCCTCGTCTGGTAA
- the fabF gene encoding beta-ketoacyl-ACP synthase II, whose protein sequence is MKHRVVITGMGSVTALGSDLDTLWNNLIQGKSGVSQIESFDVSEYTTRIAASVKDFNPEDYMERKDARKMDRFVQFAVAAASRALADSGLNIAEDTDPERVGVMIGSGIGGLGTWEDQHSILLEKGPKRVSPFFIPMMIANMASGQVSITFGAKGPNSTAVTACATGTHSIGDSYKLIKYGDADVMICGGAEATIRPTGLAGFCSMRAMSTRNDDPTRASRPFDAERDGFVMGEGSGVLILESLEHAQKRGAKIYGEVIGYGLSGDAYHMTEPNPEGPERCMKMAIRDADIDPSEIDYINAHGTSTPVGDKSETTAVKRALGDHAYKVAISSTKSMTGHLLGAAGGVEAVICGLTLQHGIIAPTINLEHPDPECDLDYVPNEARQADVRIAMSNSFGFGGHNATIILKKFEA, encoded by the coding sequence TTGAAACATAGAGTAGTCATAACCGGTATGGGCTCTGTTACAGCCCTTGGCAGCGATTTGGATACGCTCTGGAATAACTTGATTCAAGGTAAATCTGGGGTGTCGCAAATTGAGTCTTTTGATGTCAGTGAATATACGACGCGTATTGCCGCTTCGGTTAAGGATTTCAATCCTGAGGATTATATGGAACGCAAGGATGCGCGCAAGATGGACCGTTTCGTCCAGTTTGCCGTTGCTGCTGCCAGCCGTGCGCTGGCCGACAGTGGTCTGAACATTGCGGAAGATACGGACCCGGAACGGGTTGGTGTCATGATCGGTTCAGGGATCGGCGGCCTGGGAACTTGGGAGGATCAACATTCCATTTTGCTGGAGAAAGGTCCAAAGCGGGTTAGCCCGTTCTTCATTCCGATGATGATTGCGAATATGGCTTCTGGCCAGGTATCGATTACGTTCGGTGCGAAGGGACCTAACAGCACTGCGGTGACTGCGTGCGCGACCGGAACTCATTCCATCGGCGATTCGTACAAGCTGATCAAATATGGCGATGCTGATGTGATGATTTGCGGCGGCGCGGAAGCAACGATCCGTCCAACTGGACTTGCAGGATTTTGTTCAATGCGAGCGATGTCAACCCGCAATGATGATCCTACGAGAGCGAGCCGGCCGTTCGATGCTGAACGCGACGGTTTTGTTATGGGTGAAGGGTCTGGCGTACTGATTCTGGAATCGCTGGAGCACGCTCAGAAGCGAGGAGCGAAAATTTACGGCGAGGTCATCGGTTACGGCCTAAGCGGAGACGCTTATCATATGACCGAACCGAACCCAGAGGGTCCGGAGCGTTGTATGAAGATGGCGATTCGTGATGCCGATATCGATCCGAGCGAAATTGATTATATTAACGCACATGGTACTTCTACCCCTGTCGGCGACAAGTCAGAGACGACCGCTGTTAAGCGAGCGCTTGGCGATCATGCTTACAAAGTGGCGATCAGCTCGACCAAATCGATGACAGGCCATCTGCTCGGTGCAGCAGGCGGCGTGGAAGCGGTGATTTGCGGATTAACGCTTCAGCATGGAATAATCGCGCCAACCATTAATTTAGAGCATCCGGATCCGGAATGCGATCTGGATTACGTCCCTAATGAAGCAAGACAGGCGGATGTTAGAATAGCTATGTCTAACTCTTTCGGATTTGGCGGTCATAATGCCACCATTATTCTGAAGAAATTCGAAGCATAA
- the rpmF gene encoding 50S ribosomal protein L32 has product MAVPQRRTSKTRRDKRRTHFKLAVPGMVKCEQCGELKLAHHVCKVCGTYKSREIINQ; this is encoded by the coding sequence ATGGCAGTACCTCAACGGAGAACGTCCAAGACGCGTCGCGACAAACGCCGTACGCATTTCAAATTGGCTGTGCCGGGCATGGTAAAATGTGAACAATGCGGAGAATTGAAGCTTGCTCACCACGTATGCAAAGTATGCGGAACATACAAATCGAGAGAAATTATTAACCAATAA
- the fapR gene encoding transcription factor FapR, translated as MPKKARQQQLVKIIEENPFVTDQELTRKLKVSIQTIRLDRMELGIPELRERMKQMAERSYDQVRSLPLHEVIGEIVDLQLDKSGISIFEIRDEHVFSRTGIARGHHVFAQANSLAVAVINDEIALTFSADIRFIRSVHLGEKCIAKAYVRPSSGNKAKAKVEVFTYVGEEMVFQGNFVIYRSTGEDNHEGGNIHADRH; from the coding sequence TTGCCGAAAAAAGCGAGACAGCAACAACTCGTTAAAATAATTGAAGAGAATCCTTTCGTTACGGATCAGGAATTGACTCGGAAGTTGAAGGTCAGCATTCAGACGATTCGCTTGGATCGGATGGAGCTAGGTATTCCTGAACTTAGGGAACGGATGAAGCAGATGGCGGAACGTTCTTACGACCAGGTTCGTTCGTTGCCGCTGCATGAGGTGATCGGGGAAATCGTTGATCTGCAGCTAGACAAGAGTGGGATTTCTATCTTCGAGATCCGTGATGAACATGTATTCTCAAGAACTGGCATCGCGCGCGGACATCATGTGTTTGCTCAAGCGAATTCTCTGGCTGTCGCGGTCATCAATGATGAGATCGCCTTGACCTTCTCGGCAGACATCCGATTTATCAGATCGGTTCATTTGGGAGAGAAATGCATCGCCAAGGCTTACGTCCGCCCTTCTTCCGGGAATAAGGCAAAAGCTAAGGTTGAAGTGTTTACTTATGTCGGTGAGGAAATGGTATTCCAAGGAAACTTCGTCATTTACCGCTCGACTGGGGAGGACAATCATGAAGGGGGAAACATACATGCGGATCGCCATTGA
- a CDS encoding YceD family protein, whose product MIINFRQISSSEAPVEFHQTLDVGHVVQGRKDITGISLMQVDLQAEPAGGGVVRVTGRLSTELDMSCSRCLKPLKHHVDLQFEEAFKQSGEDSVELDEGEEDLVLVSGERLDLTPYLEEALLLDLPFSAVCKDTCKGLCPSCGTDLNERQCDCNTERIDPRLAALGDFFKK is encoded by the coding sequence ATGATTATTAATTTTCGTCAGATCTCTTCATCTGAAGCTCCGGTGGAATTCCATCAGACATTGGATGTTGGTCATGTAGTTCAGGGACGGAAGGACATTACAGGGATTTCCCTGATGCAAGTCGATCTGCAGGCTGAGCCGGCAGGAGGCGGTGTTGTTCGCGTTACCGGACGCTTATCGACGGAATTGGACATGTCCTGTTCCAGATGTTTGAAGCCACTCAAGCATCACGTGGATCTTCAATTTGAAGAAGCCTTCAAACAAAGCGGCGAGGATAGCGTAGAGCTGGATGAAGGAGAAGAGGATTTGGTGCTTGTATCCGGAGAACGTCTGGATCTAACGCCCTATCTGGAGGAAGCGTTGTTGCTTGATCTTCCTTTTTCCGCGGTTTGTAAGGATACCTGTAAGGGACTATGTCCATCCTGCGGGACTGATCTGAATGAACGGCAATGCGATTGCAACACGGAGCGGATTGATCCGCGGCTGGCTGCACTAGGCGATTTTTTCAAGAAGTAA
- the acpP gene encoding acyl carrier protein → MSDVFDRVKRIVVDRLGADEAEVTLEASFKDDLGADSLDVVELVMELEDEFDLEISDEDAEKITTVGEVVNYIQSHT, encoded by the coding sequence ATGTCCGATGTATTTGATCGCGTAAAACGCATTGTAGTGGATCGCCTCGGCGCTGATGAAGCCGAAGTAACGCTTGAAGCGTCTTTCAAAGATGACTTGGGTGCTGATTCCCTTGATGTGGTTGAACTTGTTATGGAATTAGAAGATGAGTTCGATCTGGAAATTTCAGACGAAGATGCAGAGAAGATTACGACTGTAGGTGAAGTTGTTAACTACATACAATCTCATACCTAA